GTGTCGGATTCCCAAGCGCCCCTCCACGAGACGTGGCGAAAAGTCGTCGAAGAACTTTTTGTTCTTACGTCGACTCCGGACAGCGGGCTGCAGCCCTTGGGCCCCCAGCAGCGGGCCTACCTGCAGCTTGTGAAGCCGGTCGCGCTCGTTGAGGGCGTCGCTGTCCTGGCGGTCCCCCACGCCAAGGCCAAGGAGATCATCGAGACCGAGCTCGGAACCGCAATCACTCAGGTCCTCGGGATGAAGATGGGCCGCGCCTTCGCGCTCGCGGTCACCATCGATCCCAGCGTCAGCCCCGAGCCGGTGCCGGTTCCCGCCCACGTGCAGGCAAGCCCCGCCCCCCGCCAGGAGGCTCCGGTCGAGGAACCGCGGGCGGAATACCGATTCGAGGAACCGCATACCGCGGGCAACAACCCCTTTTACGGCGAGCAGTCCCATGTGACCACGGCCGATAGCCTGCGCCATCAGGTTGCTCCCGAGTTCCAGATGTCGGGGCCTGAATTGACTCCCACGACGGCGACGCTGGCCCCGCAGGAAGCTGCTTCGGCGGGATGGGAAACCACCCACGCCCCGGCTGCACCCGCCGACTCGGGGTTCAAGCGCAACCCGCAGGCCGCCCCCAAGCACGCAGGCGAGCAGCCGGTCTCGCTCAACCCCCTGCACACCTTCGACAACTACGTCGTCAGCGACTCGAACAAGCTTCCGGCCTCCGCTGCCATCGCTGTGGCAGAAAAGCCCGCGCGCGCGTACAACCCGCTGTTCATCTGGGGTGACTCCGGGCTGGGCAAGACCCACCTCATGCACGCCATCGGCAACTACGCGCACCAGCTGCACCCGCGCCTGAAGATCAAGTACGTCTCGAGCGAGGAATTCACCAACGACTACATCAACTCCGTGCGCGACGACCGCCAGGAGTCCTTCAAGCGGCGCTACCGCGAGGTGGACATCCTCATGGTCGACGACATCCAGTTCCTCCAGGGCAAGGAGGGAACCCAGGAGGAGTTCTTCCACACCTTTAACGCCCTTGAGCAGGGCGGGAAGCAGATCGTGCTCAGCTCCGACCGCCCGCCGAAGCAGCTGACCACCCTCGAGGATCGCCTGCGCACCCGCTTCCAGGCGGGCCTCATCGCGGACATCTACCCGCCGGACCTGGAGACGCGCATCGCGATCCTGTCGAAGAAGTCCCGCGCCGACGGCATCGAGACCGACCGCGAGGTCCTCGAGCTCATCGCCAGCCGCTTCGACTCCTCGATCCGCGAGCTGGAAGGCGCCTTCATCCGTGTGTCCGCCTACGCCTCGGTGAACAAGCTCGAGCTCAACCGCGAGACCGCCGAGATCGCTCTGCGCTCGATCAGCCCGGATCAGTCCAACATCGAGATCACCCCGGAGACGATCATCGAGGTCACGGCCGATTACTTCCAGATCCGCGCCCAGGACCTCAAGGGGACGACCAAGACACGCAACATCGCGCACGCCCGCCAGATCGCCATGTACCTGTGCCGCGAACTGACCGAGTTGTCGCTGCCCAAGATCGGCGAGAGCTTCGGCGGCAAGGATCACACCACGGTCATGTACGCCGACCGGAAGATCCGCAAGGACATCGGGGAGAAGCGGGACACCTACAACGAGATCCAGCAGATCACCAACCAGATCAAGGGACAGGGCAACTCCTAGGCCCGAGACGTTGAAATAACAATCCTCTTGCAAGGTGGAAGCCGCCGCGCCGTAAGGTGCGGCGGCTTTGTTATTTTCCCTCCAATATGGCGCGCGAACTGGGGATTGTGGACAACAGGGGAGTAGTCCACAAAGTTATTCACAGCTGTGTAATTACAAACTTGTAATTCGGTGATCCTTGCCACTTTCGGTGAAAAACCCACGAAGAAAACGCCCTGTGGATAACTCCCGAAAAAGTGTGCATCATGCCCCTATGCTTTGGGGATGGGTTGTGGAGAAATCCGCCAGCCCCGTTTTTCTCCACAGGAAGCCCAAGTTATCCACAGGTTACGCACACCCGGATCCACACGAGGAAAAATTGTAATTATCCAAGTCAACGCGACGATTCCGCGCTTATCCACAGAGTGCACAGGACCTACTGTTGTTACCATCATTTAATTACAAAATTTCTTAATAGAAATAGGGGGCTGGGGATGAACGAGGATCAAGCCACGAGCAGCGCAGCTGCGAGGCCGCCCCAAATGACAAAAATCTGCACCATGAAGTTTCTTCCTTAGGCAAAGGCAGGTACGTTAGGTCTTGTAATTTCAGGAAGTTGTCGAAGCTGTTTTCAAGGAGCCGGACTTTGAGCATGGACGCAGTAGGGGTGTCATTCCAGGTCGCAAAAGATGACCTGGCCAGCGCAGTGGCGTGGGTGGCACGCAACCTTTCCTCCAAGCCCACTCAGCCCGTCCTGCGAGCCATGCTCATCACCGCGGACGACGAGGGCCTCGAGTTCGCTGGCTTCGACTACGAGGTATCTTCCAAGGTCAGGGTGCCTGCCGAGGTCAAGCAGCCGGGACGCATCGCCGTCGCGGGCAAGCTGATCGCCGACATCACCGCCACGCTTCCCAACAAGCCGGTCGACGTCTTCGTCGAGGGTTCCACCGTGCAGCTGGTGTGCGGCACCTCCCGCTTCGAGCTGCCGTCGATCCCGCTCGATGACTACCCGCCGCTCCCGGCGCTGCCCGCGGTCACCGGTGCGATCAACCCCGCGCTGTTCCAGGGGGCCGTCACCCAGGTCGCCGCAGCGGCCGGCAAGGACGACGCGCTGCCCATGCTCACCGGCGTGTTCATGGAGATCAATGGCGAAGAGGTCACGCTCACGGCCACCGACCGCTTCCGCCTCGCGCTGCGCCGCTTCAACTGGACTCCGGTCACCCCGGACGCCCAGGCCAAGCTGCTCATTCCGGCCAAGAACCTGCTCGAAAACGCCCGCACGCTGGAGACAAACTCCACGGAGCCGGTGGAGATCGCGGTCGGCACCGGCGAGAGCATCGGCGAGGAGGGCCTGTTTGGCATTCACGTCGACTCGCGCCAGACCACCACCCGCATGCTCGACGCCGATTTCCCCAACGTCAACCCGCTCCTTCCCAAGCAGCACAAGTCGATGGCCAGCGTCGAGATCAGCCCGCTTCTCGACGCCATTCGGCGCGTGTCCCTCGTCGCAGAGCGCAACGCGCAGATCCGCATGACCTTCAGCCGCAACGAGCTCACGCTCTCCGCGGGCGGCAACGATGCAGGTCACGCCGAGGAGTCCATCCCCTGCGCGTTCACCTCGGACGAGCCACTGCTCATCGCCTTCAACCCGGCCTTCCTGCGCGATGGCCTCAACGTCATCCGCACCGATCGCGTGGTCTTCGGCTTCACCGAGGCCTCCCGACCCGCGATTTTGATCCCCGAGCCGGAGGCCCTCCCCGAGGCCGACGCAGACGGCATGTTCCCGACCCCGGAGACGGACTTCACCTACCTGCTCATGCCGGTCCGCCTGCCGGGCTAAGCAGAAGGGGGCGAACGTGTACATCCGTGAGCTCGTCCTCCGGGGCTTTCGTTCGTGGCCCGAACTCGAGATCGAACTTGCTCCCGGCGTGACGGTGTTCGTCGGGCGCAACGGCTTCGGCAAGACGAACATCGTCGAGGCCATCGGGTACGTCGCACACCTGGGATCTCACCGTGTGTCCCAGGATGCGCCGCTGGTCAGGCAGGGTGCCAGCACCGCGCGGGTCTCCGCGACCGCCGTCAACCAGGGCCGCGAGCTGACCGCGCACCTGCTCATCAAGGCCCAGGGCGCCAACCAGGCGCAGATCAACCGCACCCGGCTGAACTCCCCGCGGGAGCTCCTCGGCGTGGTGCGCACCGTGTTGTTCTCCCCGGAGGACCTAGCGCTGGTGCGCGGCGAGCCGGAGCAGCGCCGCCGCTTCCTCGATCACATCCTCGCCACGCGCTACCCGCGCATCGCCGGGGTCAAGGCCGACTACGACAAGGTCCTTCGCCAGCGAAACTCCCTGCTCAAGACGGCCGGCTCCTCCCTGCGGAAGGGCTATTCCGGCGGCGAGGACGCCGAGGGGGCGCTGGCAACCCTGGACGTGTGGGACGGCCAGCTCGCCCACTTCGGCGCCCAGCTCATCGCGGCGCGCCTGCAGCTAGTCGCCGAGCTCAACCCGCTGGTCCACGACTCCTACGCGCGCATCGCGCCCGAGTCGAGGCCCGCGTCGATCGCCTACCGCAGCACGGTGGGCATCGAAGAGGCCGTCGACCAGGACTCACCGGTGGAGGTCGGAGTCCTCGAGGCGCTCATGCTCGCCGAGCTCGGGCACGTGCGCAAGCGCGAGATCGAGCGCGGCATGAGCCTCGTCGGCCCCCACCGCGACGACCTCGACGTCTTGTTGGGTAACTACCCGGCCAAGGGCTTCGCCAGCCACGGGGAGACGTGGTCGATGGCGCTCGCGCTGCGGCTGGCGGAGTTTCACCTGCTCAAGCAGGACGGCACGGACCCCATCCTCATCCTGGACGACGTCTTCGCCGAGCTGGATGCGCGCCGGCGGGAGAAGCTGGTGGACATCGCCAGCGAGGCCGAGCAGGTGCTCATCACGGCGGCCGTCGACGGCGACCTGCCGGACAACCTCGAAAACGCTGTGGTCCACCGCCACACCGTCACGGTGAAGGACACCGACGAGGGACGCATTTCGCTTCTCGACGCCGAAGGAGAGGAGCAGCCCTCGTGAGCGAACCCACCAAGGACGACAGCCCCGATCCCATCGCCTCGGCGTTCGCCAACCTGCGCAAAGAGGCGGTCAAGCGCAACGGCCGGGTGCCAGACCTCAGCCACCAGATCCCGCGTCGCAAGCCCGACTCAGGGTCGAGGGGGAAGGGTATCCTGCGGCAAAAGGGCATGCCCACCGGCAAGGATGGCCGCAGGCTGCCGCGCCGCGACACCATGGAGGGCATCGGCTCGGTGCTCAACACGGAGATCAAAAAACGCGGCTGGCGCAAGGAGATCGCGGGCGGCTGGGTCATCTCCCACTGGGCTGACTTGGTCGGCGAGCGCATCGCCTCGCACACGAGGGTGGAGATGGTCAAGGACAAGGCCGTCTTCATCACCTGCGACTCCACGGCGTGGGCGACGAACCTGCGCATGATGCAGCGCCAGATCCTGCAGTCGATCGCCGAGCAGGTGGGCGCGGATGTCATCGCGGAGCTGAAGATCTTCGGGCCCAAGGCTCCGAGCTGGCGGCACGGGCCGCTCCACGTCAAGGGCCGCGGCCCGAGGGACACCTACGGATAGGATTTTCGGCGGCCGCCATTGGCCGTCGGCAAGCGAAATGCGCGAAAACGCGCTGAGACGGCCCTTACACGCGGACAGCCAAGGCGCAAGTAGGGGGCTAGGCAGTGTAGAATAGAACGGTCTAAGAGGTTTTTCTACGCAAGGGAGTGCAAGGTCACGTGGCAAACGCTGAACACGCGAATGGGCAACACGAATACGACGCCTCATCGATCACGATTCTCGAGGGCCTAGAAGCCGTTCGTAAGCGCCCTGGCATGTACATCGGCTCCACCGGCGAGCGCGGCCTGCACCACCTGGTCTGGGAGGTCGTCGACAACTCGGTGGACGAGGCCATGGCGGGCTACGCCACGCAGGTGGACGTCACCCTGCTCGCTGACGGCGGCGTCGAGGTCGTCGACAACGGCCGCGGCATCCCGGTGGAGATGCACCCGTCCGGCCAGCCGACCGTCCAGGTGGTCATGACCCAGCTGCACGCCGGCGGCAAGTTCGACTCGGATTCCTACGCGGTCTCCGGCGGCCTGCACGGCGTGGGCATCTCCGTGGTCAACGCCTTGTCCACGCACATGGAGACCGAGGTCAAGCGCGACGGGTTCCTGTGGCGCCAGGACTTCACCAACGCCGTCCCCGCCGAGCTCAAGCAGGTCAAGAAGGCCCGCGGCACCGGCACCAAGCAGCGCTTCTGGCCGGACCCGGAGATTTTCGAGACCACCGTGTTCGACTTCGACACCGTGGCCAAGCGCCTGCAGGAGATGGCCTTCCTCAACAAGGGCCTGACCATCACGCTGACCGATCAGCGCGCCACCGAGGAAGAGATCGAGATCGAGGCCATCGCCGAGGCTGGTGACGTGGCCGAGTCCGCCTCCCTCGACGAGGTCGATTCCCAGGTCGACGCCGCCGAGGAGGAGTCCTCCGCCAAGGGCAAGAAGAAGGAAAAGAAGAAGACCTTCTTCTACCCGAACGGCCTCGAGGATTACGTCGCGCACCTCAACAAGTCCAAGACCCCGATCCACCCGTCGATCATCGGCTTCGACGCCAAGGGCGACGATCACGAGGTCGAGGTGGCCATGCAGTGGAACTCCGGCTACTCCCAGAGCGTGCACACCTTCGCCAACACGATCAACACCTTCGAGGGCGGCACCCACGAGGAGGGCTTCCGCGCGGCGCTGACCTCGCTCATGAATCGCTACGCCCGCGAGCACAAGCTGCTCAAGGACAAGGAGGCCAACCTCACCGGCGACGACTGCCGCGAGGGCCTGGCCGCGGTCATCTCCGTCAAGGTCGGCGACCCGCAGTTCGAGGGCCAGACCAAGACCAAGCTGGGAAACACCGAGGTCAAGGGCTTCGTCCAGCGCATGGTCAACGAGCACGTCACCGACTGGTTCGACGCCAACCCTGCCGAGGCCAAGACGATCGTGAACAAGGCCGTCTCCTCCGCGCACGCCCGCGTGGCCGCGCGCAAGGCCCGCGACCTGGTCCGACGCAAGTCCGCCACCGACCTGGGCGGCCTGCCCGGCAAGCTCGCCGACTGCCGCTCCAAGGACCCGGTGCGCTCCGAGCTCTACATCGTGGAGGGCGACTCCGCAGGCGGCTCGGCGAAGGCCGGCCGTGACTCCATGTACCAGGCGATCCTCCCGCTGCGCGGCAAGATCCTCAACGTGGAGAAGGCACGTCTGGACAAGGTGCTCAAGAACAACGAGGTCCAGGCGATCATCACCGCGCTCGGCACCGGCATCCACGACGAGTTCGACATCAACAAGCTGCGCTACCACAAGATCGTGCTCATGGCCGACGCCGACGTCGATGGCCAGCACATCGCGACGCTGCTGCTCACGCTGCTGTTCCGCTTCATGCCGAAGCTCATCGAGGAGGGCCACGTCTACCTCGCCCAGCCGCCGCTGTACAAGCTCAAGTGGCAGGGCAAGGGCGAGCCGGGCTTCGCCTACTCCGACGACGAGCGCGACCGGAAGCTCGAGGAGGGCCTGGCCGCCGGCCGCAAGATCAACAAGGACGACGGCATCCAGCGCTACAAGGGCCTGGGCGAGATGAACGCCTCCGAGCTGTGGGAGACCACGCTCGACCCGAACGTGCGCACCCTGCGCCGCGTGGACATCCACGACGCCCAGCGCGCCGACGAGCTGTTCTCCATCCTCATGGGCGATGACGTGGCTGCCCGCCGCTCGTTCATCACCCGCAAGGCGAAGGACGTTCGTTTCCTCGACGTTTAATGAAGAGCCAATGCAAGGGCCGAGACCGTATGGTCTCGGCCCTTCTCCTTTGTTGAGGACTATTCCGGGAGAGCACACATTACTCAAAAGAAACTTCCATAATTGCGCGCCCGATGAGCGCACCATGCCCATAGCCGGTAGTCGGTGATTGCTGGTTACGGGCATTGCCGTGTTCTGAATGGAATCCTTCAGGAAATCGGCGGGGATGTTCGGTGGGCTCGTGTTGGCAGTGGTTAATAGACAGATTTGTTCAAAATGTGAGATATTGGCCAGTTGTCCAATTATATTTTTGCAGGTTGCCGCCTTAATTTCTGGATGAAGGAAACGCTGGAAGATATTTAGACCGAGTGGTCTAATAGGGGTGCGTCTAGAGCGAAAGGACGCAGTGCGGGGCAGCTCGGGAATGAGGGGCACTACTTACCACTAGGTACTCGTGCCGTGGAGGCGGTGTTAACTCTCACGCCCGACCACGTCCCAGAGCGCTCTTGGGGCAAAAATCTGCCTGTACCTAAAACTCACAGAACGAAACCTGAAAGACGGTGGATCTTTCCAATGACAATTCAACTTGAAGCGCCCGTATCAGATCGGGGCGCGGAGTCGCTAGGAAACACTGAATTAGAACGAGTGCCTAATAGGAAGCAATCGCGCAGATCAAAAGTGCCGAAGCGGGCAATTCAGCTGGCTAGTTTCCTCATTTTGCTCACGGTGTGGTGGCTGATCACATCGTTGAGTGGCGTAGATCCGGTTGTCCTGCCTTCGCCGGGTGCTGTCCTAGAACAGCTCATCTTCACCAATACCTGCAGCATGCCAACTGGAGTTCCGGGCCGCACAGAATGCGGCGTCCAAGGTTATTACCTGTGGCAGCATCTATTTGCCACGCTCCAGCGCATCGGCGTTGGCGTGGTTGCCGGATCCGTCGTCGGCATAGCGCTGGGGTGGATACTGGGGCGGTCAACGTCGGCGCGATCGATAATTGAGCCCTACCTCAGTTTCCTACGGGCGCTTCCGCCGCTGGGCTACATTGGCCTGCTCATTGTATGGTTCGGCATCGGAGATCAGTCGAAGATTGTCTTGCTCTTCCTTGCCGTATTTCCCACCGTGACCGTGTCGACGCTGTCTGGCATTGTTGCGATCAAACGAGACTGGATCCGAGCAGCCAAGACGCTTGGCGCGAGTGAATTACAGATCCTCCGCCGAGTCATCATCCCCGCTGCTTTGCCGCAAATTATCAACGGTATCCGACTGGGTACGGGAATGGCCTGGGCCGCGATTGTGGCGGCTGAGATGAACGATGGAATCCCCGGCATCGGCGGCTTGGCCTATATCTCTGGAACGCAGCTAGATACCTCTTTGACCATTGCCTGCATTATCGTCATCGGTCTTACGGCTTTGACCATTGACCAGCTGCTTCTTCGTTTCGAACGGCGCTTCACCCCGTGGGTGGGCAAGTAGCAAGCGAACGCACCTTTAGCGGCCGCGCAATATCACTCCACGGAAACCTCTCAACAACACAAGGAACCTCATGTCCATTACAAGAAAGTACAAGAAGCTGATTGGAACCCTCGGGATTCTCACGCTCAGCACGTCGTTGACCGCCTGTGTCGGGAAAGCTGCCACACAAACTCAGGCAGGAAACGCCGTCTGCCCCGTGACCGTCAATGAGTCGGAAGGCAGCGTCCGGATCGCCTATTTGGGGTGGCCAGGACCGGACCTCTACACCTACGATCAGGGCCTCCTAGGTGCCTGCCTACCGAATGTGAAGGCAGAGTGGACGAGGTACCCAACCGGCCAAGACATCATTCAGGGATTTGCCGCCAAGTCGGTTGATCTTG
This is a stretch of genomic DNA from Corynebacterium vitaeruminis DSM 20294. It encodes these proteins:
- the dnaA gene encoding chromosomal replication initiator protein DnaA, giving the protein MSDSQAPLHETWRKVVEELFVLTSTPDSGLQPLGPQQRAYLQLVKPVALVEGVAVLAVPHAKAKEIIETELGTAITQVLGMKMGRAFALAVTIDPSVSPEPVPVPAHVQASPAPRQEAPVEEPRAEYRFEEPHTAGNNPFYGEQSHVTTADSLRHQVAPEFQMSGPELTPTTATLAPQEAASAGWETTHAPAAPADSGFKRNPQAAPKHAGEQPVSLNPLHTFDNYVVSDSNKLPASAAIAVAEKPARAYNPLFIWGDSGLGKTHLMHAIGNYAHQLHPRLKIKYVSSEEFTNDYINSVRDDRQESFKRRYREVDILMVDDIQFLQGKEGTQEEFFHTFNALEQGGKQIVLSSDRPPKQLTTLEDRLRTRFQAGLIADIYPPDLETRIAILSKKSRADGIETDREVLELIASRFDSSIRELEGAFIRVSAYASVNKLELNRETAEIALRSISPDQSNIEITPETIIEVTADYFQIRAQDLKGTTKTRNIAHARQIAMYLCRELTELSLPKIGESFGGKDHTTVMYADRKIRKDIGEKRDTYNEIQQITNQIKGQGNS
- a CDS encoding DciA family protein, giving the protein MSEPTKDDSPDPIASAFANLRKEAVKRNGRVPDLSHQIPRRKPDSGSRGKGILRQKGMPTGKDGRRLPRRDTMEGIGSVLNTEIKKRGWRKEIAGGWVISHWADLVGERIASHTRVEMVKDKAVFITCDSTAWATNLRMMQRQILQSIAEQVGADVIAELKIFGPKAPSWRHGPLHVKGRGPRDTYG
- the dnaN gene encoding DNA polymerase III subunit beta — encoded protein: MDAVGVSFQVAKDDLASAVAWVARNLSSKPTQPVLRAMLITADDEGLEFAGFDYEVSSKVRVPAEVKQPGRIAVAGKLIADITATLPNKPVDVFVEGSTVQLVCGTSRFELPSIPLDDYPPLPALPAVTGAINPALFQGAVTQVAAAAGKDDALPMLTGVFMEINGEEVTLTATDRFRLALRRFNWTPVTPDAQAKLLIPAKNLLENARTLETNSTEPVEIAVGTGESIGEEGLFGIHVDSRQTTTRMLDADFPNVNPLLPKQHKSMASVEISPLLDAIRRVSLVAERNAQIRMTFSRNELTLSAGGNDAGHAEESIPCAFTSDEPLLIAFNPAFLRDGLNVIRTDRVVFGFTEASRPAILIPEPEALPEADADGMFPTPETDFTYLLMPVRLPG
- the recF gene encoding DNA replication/repair protein RecF (All proteins in this family for which functions are known are DNA-binding proteins that assist the filamentation of RecA onto DNA for the initiation of recombination or recombinational repair.) translates to MYIRELVLRGFRSWPELEIELAPGVTVFVGRNGFGKTNIVEAIGYVAHLGSHRVSQDAPLVRQGASTARVSATAVNQGRELTAHLLIKAQGANQAQINRTRLNSPRELLGVVRTVLFSPEDLALVRGEPEQRRRFLDHILATRYPRIAGVKADYDKVLRQRNSLLKTAGSSLRKGYSGGEDAEGALATLDVWDGQLAHFGAQLIAARLQLVAELNPLVHDSYARIAPESRPASIAYRSTVGIEEAVDQDSPVEVGVLEALMLAELGHVRKREIERGMSLVGPHRDDLDVLLGNYPAKGFASHGETWSMALALRLAEFHLLKQDGTDPILILDDVFAELDARRREKLVDIASEAEQVLITAAVDGDLPDNLENAVVHRHTVTVKDTDEGRISLLDAEGEEQPS
- a CDS encoding ABC transporter permease codes for the protein MTIQLEAPVSDRGAESLGNTELERVPNRKQSRRSKVPKRAIQLASFLILLTVWWLITSLSGVDPVVLPSPGAVLEQLIFTNTCSMPTGVPGRTECGVQGYYLWQHLFATLQRIGVGVVAGSVVGIALGWILGRSTSARSIIEPYLSFLRALPPLGYIGLLIVWFGIGDQSKIVLLFLAVFPTVTVSTLSGIVAIKRDWIRAAKTLGASELQILRRVIIPAALPQIINGIRLGTGMAWAAIVAAEMNDGIPGIGGLAYISGTQLDTSLTIACIIVIGLTALTIDQLLLRFERRFTPWVGK
- the gyrB gene encoding DNA topoisomerase (ATP-hydrolyzing) subunit B, whose product is MANAEHANGQHEYDASSITILEGLEAVRKRPGMYIGSTGERGLHHLVWEVVDNSVDEAMAGYATQVDVTLLADGGVEVVDNGRGIPVEMHPSGQPTVQVVMTQLHAGGKFDSDSYAVSGGLHGVGISVVNALSTHMETEVKRDGFLWRQDFTNAVPAELKQVKKARGTGTKQRFWPDPEIFETTVFDFDTVAKRLQEMAFLNKGLTITLTDQRATEEEIEIEAIAEAGDVAESASLDEVDSQVDAAEEESSAKGKKKEKKKTFFYPNGLEDYVAHLNKSKTPIHPSIIGFDAKGDDHEVEVAMQWNSGYSQSVHTFANTINTFEGGTHEEGFRAALTSLMNRYAREHKLLKDKEANLTGDDCREGLAAVISVKVGDPQFEGQTKTKLGNTEVKGFVQRMVNEHVTDWFDANPAEAKTIVNKAVSSAHARVAARKARDLVRRKSATDLGGLPGKLADCRSKDPVRSELYIVEGDSAGGSAKAGRDSMYQAILPLRGKILNVEKARLDKVLKNNEVQAIITALGTGIHDEFDINKLRYHKIVLMADADVDGQHIATLLLTLLFRFMPKLIEEGHVYLAQPPLYKLKWQGKGEPGFAYSDDERDRKLEEGLAAGRKINKDDGIQRYKGLGEMNASELWETTLDPNVRTLRRVDIHDAQRADELFSILMGDDVAARRSFITRKAKDVRFLDV